Part of the Roseofilum capinflatum BLCC-M114 genome, TACTACAATTCAGAGGAAGAAAATCTTGAGGTAATTGAGACTCTGTTAGCCGCAGGTGCCGATCCCAATCTGGGTAACTATGAGGGAGGAACGGCTTTGACTGCGGGGGTTTATCGAGGGAGTGTCGATGCGATCCGTGCATTACTGGCTGCGGGGGTGGATATTGAGCAACGAGACCGGGAGGGTCGAACCGCGTTGAGTTTAGCTAAGGTTTTTGGGCGCTCTAATGTCTTAAACCTATTGCGGGAATGGGCGGGCGATCGCGCCCAAGAATTAGAAATAGACTTAGAACAACCGGATGATGAATATGAAGAAGATCCCCGCGCTGATATAGAGTATGACTATCCTGATTTTTCCGAGCGCGGACGCGATCCGGCCTATGGGGAAGCGGTGCAAGAATTAGCCGAAATTTGTGGCGATCGACCCATTGAGTTTAGCGATCTTGAAGGTGGATTTTACATCAATGTTAGGGTGAATAAACGCAAGGATTTAGATGTAGAAGCCCTGCAAAATCAGTTTATGGCTAAGGGATGCTATGTTTTTGCTTCGAGTCGCACCCTCTTTGAGCATTTGCCCGAATGTTTGACGGTCTTTCCCACGACGGATAAATATGAGGCGATCGCCGCCATGGGTACAAATGGCTGTAACTATGGTATTGGCACAGGCTATGTGTTGCAATGGTTGCAAGCATTGGAAGCCAAACAGCCGTTTATTATTACCTATATTCGTTATGATTCCTTAGCCCTTCGCTTTCTCTCTCCCCTAGAAGATGTCGAGTATTGGGCTGATGAAATGTATGAGTTTTGCCCTGACCTTATTGACCAGGGAGTTATGGAGCGCGATAGGCTGATTGAATGCCTGAAAACCAGCGATCGCATCAGCTTTTGGTGGGATTAAGTTTATGGAAGGAAAATCAAACCCCCATTAGACGCGAATCTGTTATTCCCTAATTGCCTACACAACCAGACTGACCTCTAATCGACATTAGCCGTGATTAATCTCTCTAAACCGACTGACGATGATTTATTTGACTATCACTATGATGAACCGGGAAGTTTGCCGGGAACCCTAGAATTTGAAGAAGATGCGACTCCCTCTCAGCTCATTCTGATTGATTATACGGAAAGTCAAACGGAACGTACAGAATTAACGACTCCAGAAGAGTGTTTATCCTACTTAAAGAGTCCCTCGGTGTCTTGGGTCAATGTTTTAGGATTGGGTTCCCAGGAGATTTGGCCAGGGGTTCGTCAGGTGTTTGGGTTACATCCTTTAGCCTTAGAAGATGTGGTCAATGTCCCCCAACGACCGAAAGTAGAAGATTATGGCGAGTATCTGGTGATTATTACGCAGATGGTGCGCTTAAAGGAGCCAGGTAAGGGATTTTATATCGAACAGGCCAGTTTAATTTTAGGCGATCGCTACTTACTGACGGTGCAAGAGAACGATCGCGGGGAGGGGTTGCGTCAGGTGCGCGATCGCATTCAGACGGGTAAAGGAATTATTCGTAGCCAGGGTGCAGACTATTTGATGTACAGTATTTTGGATGCGATCGTCGATGGATTTTTCCCCGTTTTAGAAGCCTATGGCGATCGCATTCACGATCTAGAGCAGGAAGTGGTCACGTCTCCCAGTCACAAAACCTTAAAGACTCTCTATCGTATCCGACGGGAATTACTCGCTCTGCGTCGGCAAATTTGGCCCCTACGAGATGCCATAAAACTGTTAGTCCGTAATCCCAGTCCCTTAATTGGCCAAACCGTGCAAATTGAATTAAGAGATTGCTATGACCATACCCTACAAGTGATGGATTTGGTGGAAACTTATCGCGAATTGACCTCAGAGATTATGAATGTCTACTTGTCTTCTGTGAGCAATAAGACCAATGAAATTATGAAAGTCTTAACTGTTATTGCCACGATTTTTAACCCGCTCACCTTTGTGGTTGGGGTTTATGGCATGAATTTTAATCCCGAAGCCTCCCCGTGGAATATGCCAGAACTGAATTGGGCCTGGGGATATCCCATGGTTTGGGGAGTCATGTTGAGTATTTCTGGGGGGTTAATTTATCTGTTTTGGCGCTGGGGTTGGTTTCAAGACCTCTCTACCCATTTGGATATAGAGGACGATCGTTAGGGATACAGCGCTTTGCGCTGTCCAGAGTGGCAAAAGTCGATACAATAAACAGTGTGGCGTTAAATCGATAGAACACGAGTGATCCAAGACGAAACCCTAGAGCTGTTAGAATGGTCGCGGTTGTGCGAGCATTTATCGACGTTTGCAGCGACGAAAATGGGGGCGATCGCCGCCCGGAATTTGCCGATCGCCGAAACTCAAGCGGAAAGTTTAACCCTGTTGGCGCAAACTCAGGAAGTCTACACCCTGGAGCAAACCCTAACCGCAGAGATCCCGTTTGGGGGAATTCGGGATATTCGCAAGATTGTTAAACGAGCGACACTCAAGGGGGTGCTGTACGGGGATGAACTGCTGGATGTGGCGAGTACATTGGCGGGGATGCGACGACTGCGCCGGTTTATTGAGGAACAGGATGATGTGCCGATTTTGCTGGATTTGATTAGCACGATCCGTACTTATCCGGAGTTGGAACAGGAGATTAACCACTGTATTGATGAGCAGGGAAGAGTTGCCGATCGCGCTAGTGTGAAGCTGGGTAATGTGCGCCGTCAATTGAAAACTCAGCGCGATCGCATTACGCAAACCCTGCAAAACCTGCTGCAACGGAAATCCCACGCCATTCAGGAGAATTTAGTTACCCAACGGGGCGATCGCTATGTGTTGCCGGTGAAAGCGAATCACAAGGAAACCATCCCCGGTATCGTTCATGACTCCTCTGCAAGCGGTGCAACTCTGTATATCGAACCCCATGCGATCGTCTCCCTGGGGAATGATTTGCGACAGTTGCAAAAGGAAGAAAGCAGGGAAGAAGAAGCCATTTGTCGCGCCCTCACGGAGAAAGTTGCGGAGGTTTACGACGATTTAGAACATTTGGTGGAGGTTGCCACTATTCTCGATTTAGCGACTGCCAAAGCCAGATACAGTTATTGGTTACAAGCCAATCCACCTCGTTTCATTGAATCCACGGAAATGATTACCCTGCGGCAATTGCGTCATCCTTTGTTGGTGTGGCAACAGCGTCATGAACAGGGGAAAGAGGTGGTTCCGGTGACGGTGTGTATTGAACCGCCGATCCGAGTCGTGGCTATTACGGGGCCGAATACGGGGGGTAAAACGGTAACCTTGAAGACCTTGGCTCTGGCAGCACTGATGGCAAAAGTCGGCTTATTCGTGCCAGCGCGGGAACCGGTGGAACTGCCTTGGTTTAGCCAGGTTTTAGCCGATATTGGCGATGAGCAGTCCTTAGAGCAAAGTTTATCGACGTTTTCGGGACATATTCGCCGTATTTGTCGGATTTTGGACAGTGTTGCCGCTTGTAGGGGCGAACGGCCGTTCGCCCCTACATTGGTACTATTAGATGAGGTGGGTGCGGGAACCGATCCCTCCGAGGGCACTGGGTTGGCGATCGCCCTCTTGAAACATCTCGCCACCAACGCCCAACTTACCATTGCCACCACCCACTTCGGCGAACTCAAAGCCCTCAAGTATGAGGATGAGCGGTTTGAGAATGCCTCGGTGGAGTTTGACGAGGTATCCTTGCAACCCACCTATCGCCTGCTGTGGGGCATTCCGGGGCGATCGAATGCTCTGGCTATTGCCAGCCGTTTGGGGTTAAATGCGGAGGTGATCGAAGAGGCGCACGAATGGGTAGACACGGGTTCCGAAGACGTGAATCAGGCGATCGCCGGTTTAGAAGCCGAGCGTCGTCGTCAGGAAACCCAAGTCAAAGAAACCTCGACACTCCTTTCAGAAACCGAACGACTCCACCAAGAAGTCGCACTCAAAGCGCAGCAACTGAAAGAGCGGGAGCAAGAGCTACGCCAACAACAGGAAATCGAGATCCAAAAGGCAATTTCGCAAGCCAAAAAAGAAGTCGCCCAAGCCATCAAACGCCTACAACAAGGTACTGCCCAAGACACCCACAAAGCCACCCAAGAACTCGATCGCATTGCCGAGCAATATTTGCCCTCCAAAGTCAATCCCCCCAAACCCAAACCCGGTTATAAACCGCAAGTTGGGGAACGGGTACGCATTCCCAGTTTAGGACAAACCGGAGAAGTTCTACAAATGGACGAAGAAGGGCAAGAATTAACCGTGCGGTTTGGGTTAATGAAAATGACCGTAGGACTCGCAGAAATCGAATCCTTAGACGGCAAAAAAGCCGAAGTTTCCACTAAGGAAACGAACAAAAAAATAGCTCCTGAAAAAGAGAAAACGCCCCCTCCCAAACCCACAGCCCCAGTCATCCAAACCTCTCGCAATACTTTAGATATCCGAGGATTGCGCGTGGTGACGGCAGAAGCCGAACTCGATCAAGGGATTACCAAAGCCTACAATGCCAACTGTACGAATGTCTGGATTATTCACGGCAAAGGCACGGGTAAATTAAGGGAAGGAGTCCATGAATTTCTGAGGAGCCATCCCCAAGTCGAGCGCTTTGAATTAGCCGATCAAAAAAACGGCGGCACAGGCGTAACCATTGCCCATTTAATCGACTAATTCCATCACCGTAGATACTGTCTTGGATGTCAAGGGGAGGCGATCGGGACGGCGATCGGAGCGGCGATCGTGTAATTGGGGTCAAAAGGCTTTTGGGACTTCAGCAAGGCAAAGGCCAAATGAAGAAGTTTACGCATAACGGCCCCAATCACCTGCATTTTCACCTTCCCTCGACTTAATATAGCGCTGCGCGCTATAATTCCCAAGCGGATAAGGTGGGCAGGGCTTGTGGTAGGG contains:
- the corA gene encoding magnesium/cobalt transporter CorA; this encodes MINLSKPTDDDLFDYHYDEPGSLPGTLEFEEDATPSQLILIDYTESQTERTELTTPEECLSYLKSPSVSWVNVLGLGSQEIWPGVRQVFGLHPLALEDVVNVPQRPKVEDYGEYLVIITQMVRLKEPGKGFYIEQASLILGDRYLLTVQENDRGEGLRQVRDRIQTGKGIIRSQGADYLMYSILDAIVDGFFPVLEAYGDRIHDLEQEVVTSPSHKTLKTLYRIRRELLALRRQIWPLRDAIKLLVRNPSPLIGQTVQIELRDCYDHTLQVMDLVETYRELTSEIMNVYLSSVSNKTNEIMKVLTVIATIFNPLTFVVGVYGMNFNPEASPWNMPELNWAWGYPMVWGVMLSISGGLIYLFWRWGWFQDLSTHLDIEDDR
- a CDS encoding endonuclease MutS2, whose product is MIQDETLELLEWSRLCEHLSTFAATKMGAIAARNLPIAETQAESLTLLAQTQEVYTLEQTLTAEIPFGGIRDIRKIVKRATLKGVLYGDELLDVASTLAGMRRLRRFIEEQDDVPILLDLISTIRTYPELEQEINHCIDEQGRVADRASVKLGNVRRQLKTQRDRITQTLQNLLQRKSHAIQENLVTQRGDRYVLPVKANHKETIPGIVHDSSASGATLYIEPHAIVSLGNDLRQLQKEESREEEAICRALTEKVAEVYDDLEHLVEVATILDLATAKARYSYWLQANPPRFIESTEMITLRQLRHPLLVWQQRHEQGKEVVPVTVCIEPPIRVVAITGPNTGGKTVTLKTLALAALMAKVGLFVPAREPVELPWFSQVLADIGDEQSLEQSLSTFSGHIRRICRILDSVAACRGERPFAPTLVLLDEVGAGTDPSEGTGLAIALLKHLATNAQLTIATTHFGELKALKYEDERFENASVEFDEVSLQPTYRLLWGIPGRSNALAIASRLGLNAEVIEEAHEWVDTGSEDVNQAIAGLEAERRRQETQVKETSTLLSETERLHQEVALKAQQLKEREQELRQQQEIEIQKAISQAKKEVAQAIKRLQQGTAQDTHKATQELDRIAEQYLPSKVNPPKPKPGYKPQVGERVRIPSLGQTGEVLQMDEEGQELTVRFGLMKMTVGLAEIESLDGKKAEVSTKETNKKIAPEKEKTPPPKPTAPVIQTSRNTLDIRGLRVVTAEAELDQGITKAYNANCTNVWIIHGKGTGKLREGVHEFLRSHPQVERFELADQKNGGTGVTIAHLID